Proteins co-encoded in one Marinomonas sp. IMCC 4694 genomic window:
- a CDS encoding Maf family protein translates to MHKQLILGSSSSYRKALLKRLNLAFTCHSPNLDESPLEQESAMDLVERLTIAKARAVHHERQDLGLPSDALIISSDQVAVLDQHILGKPHTQSNAIKQLTQFSGRKVSFLTGLCVFEQQTESFQYSLNEYHVYFRALTNIDITHYVAMEQPLDCAGSFKCEGLGVCLFEKMEGDDPNSLMGLPLISLCKLLKHFGINPLQNDVNS, encoded by the coding sequence ATGCACAAACAGCTGATCCTCGGCTCTTCATCAAGTTATCGAAAAGCGTTGCTTAAACGTTTAAACTTAGCCTTCACATGCCACTCTCCCAACCTAGATGAAAGCCCTTTGGAGCAAGAATCTGCCATGGATTTAGTAGAGCGCCTCACGATTGCAAAAGCACGTGCAGTTCACCACGAACGACAGGACTTAGGCCTGCCTTCTGATGCCCTTATCATTAGCTCTGATCAGGTCGCAGTTCTCGACCAGCACATTCTTGGCAAACCACATACACAAAGCAATGCAATAAAACAATTGACTCAATTTAGCGGTCGAAAGGTAAGTTTCTTAACCGGTTTATGTGTATTCGAGCAACAAACCGAGTCATTTCAGTACAGCCTAAATGAATATCACGTCTATTTTAGAGCACTCACCAACATTGACATTACACATTATGTTGCAATGGAGCAGCCACTCGATTGCGCCGGAAGCTTTAAATGCGAAGGCTTAGGTGTGTGTTTATTTGAAAAAATGGAAGGCGATGACCCGAATAGTCTAATGGGTTTACCGCTTATTTCACTGTGCAAATTATTAAAACACTTTGGAATCAATCCTCTGCAAAACGACGTTAACAGTTAA
- a CDS encoding SixA phosphatase family protein, with protein sequence MSKPKRLFVLRHGHAQPFGYECDENRALTELGIAEVKAAAKAFIAQVETFDAIIVSPYLRAQQTAKVFLEELNSSLNIIDCPLIVPEGRKIEAAIWLDSQRYRSILVVTHQPFAHQFLDYLVDEPLPVGFSMTTATLVSVEGVFFAGACCQFRWRFSP encoded by the coding sequence ATGAGCAAGCCTAAGCGTCTTTTTGTACTGCGCCATGGTCATGCGCAGCCGTTTGGCTATGAGTGTGATGAAAATCGAGCATTAACCGAGTTGGGCATCGCTGAGGTGAAAGCGGCCGCGAAAGCATTTATAGCTCAAGTGGAAACCTTTGACGCTATTATTGTGAGCCCTTATCTGAGGGCACAGCAAACAGCTAAAGTTTTTTTGGAGGAGCTTAACTCCTCCTTGAACATCATTGATTGTCCTTTAATTGTTCCAGAGGGCAGAAAAATTGAAGCTGCGATCTGGTTAGACAGTCAACGTTATCGATCTATCTTAGTGGTGACTCATCAGCCTTTTGCACATCAGTTTTTAGACTATTTGGTGGATGAGCCGTTGCCAGTCGGTTTTTCTATGACGACAGCCACCTTAGTGTCTGTGGAAGGGGTGTTTTTTGCGGGTGCATGTTGTCAGTTTAGATGGCGATTCTCGCCCTGA
- a CDS encoding protein adenylyltransferase SelO, whose protein sequence is MNLEHHFAQLGEAFSSKTLIQPLLEQRLVEFNQSLAVFLSIDIKSPSIKRVLSGQDVVPHSVSMVYAGHQFGGFSPQLGDGRGVLLGEIKGQDGLLYDLHMKGAGPTPYSRRGDGRAVLRSCIREYLASEAMAALSVPSSRALALYDSREAVYRETPEAGAMLLRTAHGHIRFGHFEYFFYQGKQAELDQLIAYCLQHYYPACLASDAPLQNMLLDVVKRTARMIAKWQSIGFQHGVMNTDNFSFTGETIDYGPYGFMEDYAPDWVCNHSDHEGRYAFSRQPGVGLWNLNCLMRCFSKHLDRDMLVSILQTYEAELQSHYDDLMSQKMGLDSRHILHELLPSLFVVLASEKMDYTVFFRLLSQMQESQFALLLDEVIDRERMLNWLTLYQSARLDEGKDWSLVGSDMLKVNPKFILRNYLAHDAILAAEGGDYLPFRRLLNVLSHPFSEHSESEKLAQRAPEWGKSLEVSCSS, encoded by the coding sequence ATGAATTTAGAACATCACTTTGCACAGTTGGGTGAGGCGTTTTCTTCGAAAACCCTTATCCAACCTCTTTTGGAACAGCGTTTGGTTGAGTTCAATCAATCTCTCGCTGTTTTTCTGTCTATTGATATTAAGTCACCAAGTATTAAGCGAGTTCTAAGCGGACAAGATGTTGTCCCTCATAGTGTTAGCATGGTCTATGCTGGTCATCAGTTTGGTGGTTTTTCCCCTCAGCTCGGTGATGGACGCGGTGTGTTATTGGGCGAAATAAAAGGTCAAGACGGACTTTTATACGATTTACATATGAAGGGCGCAGGGCCAACGCCATATTCTCGTCGTGGCGATGGGCGCGCCGTGTTGCGGTCTTGCATCCGTGAATATCTTGCCAGTGAGGCCATGGCGGCGCTGTCAGTTCCTTCTTCCCGAGCTTTGGCGCTTTATGATAGCCGTGAAGCGGTTTACCGAGAAACGCCCGAAGCGGGCGCCATGTTGTTACGTACTGCCCATGGGCATATCCGCTTTGGTCATTTTGAGTACTTTTTTTATCAAGGTAAACAGGCTGAATTAGATCAGCTGATCGCTTACTGTCTACAGCATTACTACCCGGCCTGTTTGGCGAGTGACGCACCGTTGCAAAATATGCTGCTTGACGTGGTAAAGCGTACAGCGAGAATGATCGCAAAATGGCAGTCAATCGGGTTTCAGCACGGTGTAATGAATACCGATAACTTTTCTTTCACAGGCGAAACCATCGATTACGGCCCTTATGGTTTTATGGAAGATTATGCGCCAGATTGGGTGTGCAACCATTCTGACCATGAAGGGCGATATGCGTTTTCTCGTCAGCCTGGCGTTGGGCTTTGGAATCTTAATTGTCTAATGCGTTGCTTTTCAAAGCACTTAGATAGGGACATGTTGGTTTCCATTCTGCAAACTTATGAAGCCGAATTACAATCCCATTACGATGATTTAATGAGTCAAAAAATGGGATTGGATTCGCGTCATATCCTTCATGAACTTTTACCTTCTTTGTTTGTTGTTCTCGCGTCCGAAAAGATGGATTATACAGTATTTTTTCGATTACTAAGCCAGATGCAAGAAAGCCAATTTGCCTTGTTATTAGACGAGGTGATTGATCGAGAACGCATGTTAAATTGGTTGACACTTTATCAGTCCGCTCGCCTGGATGAGGGTAAAGATTGGTCTCTAGTCGGTTCGGACATGCTAAAGGTAAACCCAAAGTTCATTCTGAGAAACTACTTGGCTCACGACGCAATTCTGGCCGCAGAGGGCGGAGATTATTTGCCTTTTAGGCGATTACTTAACGTTCTCAGTCATCCATTTTCTGAGCACTCTGAGTCTGAAAAACTGGCTCAAAGAGCGCCTGAATGGGGTAAATCTTTAGAGGTTAGTTGCTCATCTTAG
- a CDS encoding fatty acid synthesis protein, translating into MIRVALDAMGGDLGPRIAFDGAIEILSRHHDVFITVYFSSCSGLDLPVPHERLSLIACSDTIEPDEEIVLSLFRRSDSTLYQSLYSLSKKTSDVVVTLGNTGAMVALSRHLLGVLRPKLYPALIRELYSKPLRCLVDLGANVHCPSSMLVGFAELGAAYIEALSNEVPRVGLLNVGVESSKGSAVIREADRLLAGKKWPAYFGYAEGTELFDGDKNVIVCDGMVGNAVLKASEGLLSFMMSKFKGVDGVSSLFETFYQTERRHGACLVGVRGNLVKGHGRSDLPAMVGAIEYGIDIARADLYSAIEARLCNEAV; encoded by the coding sequence ATGATCAGGGTAGCTTTAGATGCTATGGGCGGGGACTTAGGTCCCCGCATTGCATTTGACGGTGCAATAGAGATCCTATCTCGCCATCACGATGTCTTTATCACTGTTTATTTCTCTTCTTGCTCTGGTCTGGATCTTCCTGTACCCCATGAACGCCTATCTTTGATTGCTTGCTCCGATACGATTGAGCCTGATGAAGAGATTGTTTTGTCTTTGTTTCGTCGTTCTGACAGCACGCTTTATCAGTCTTTATACTCTTTATCCAAAAAAACGTCGGATGTGGTGGTAACACTAGGCAATACTGGCGCTATGGTGGCTTTGTCACGTCATTTATTGGGTGTTCTTAGGCCTAAGTTGTATCCAGCACTGATTAGAGAGTTGTACTCTAAGCCACTGCGTTGTTTGGTGGATTTAGGTGCAAACGTACATTGTCCTTCTTCGATGCTGGTGGGCTTTGCTGAATTGGGTGCTGCTTATATTGAAGCATTGAGTAACGAAGTGCCGCGAGTTGGATTGTTAAATGTGGGTGTCGAAAGCTCAAAAGGCAGTGCCGTTATTCGGGAGGCAGATCGGCTTTTAGCAGGAAAAAAGTGGCCAGCGTATTTTGGTTATGCTGAAGGAACTGAGTTATTTGATGGCGACAAAAATGTCATTGTTTGTGATGGGATGGTGGGAAATGCGGTATTGAAAGCATCAGAAGGCTTGTTGTCATTTATGATGAGTAAGTTTAAAGGGGTAGATGGGGTGTCATCTTTATTTGAGACTTTTTACCAAACTGAACGTCGGCATGGGGCTTGTTTAGTCGGCGTGCGTGGCAATTTGGTAAAAGGTCATGGTCGTTCCGATTTGCCTGCAATGGTAGGTGCGATTGAGTATGGAATTGATATTGCGCGTGCGGATTTGTATTCTGCGATAGAGGCGCGTCTTTGTAATGAGGCTGTATAG
- a CDS encoding DUF4389 domain-containing protein: MSKPGYADQGFWFRMIFMLLYWVILNIAVTVFGFLLVLVSLIKLGSKHEPHTLSVWLKKMSGFIKQIFSFLSYETQEKPFPFQPWPQVDVDEQA; the protein is encoded by the coding sequence ATGTCTAAGCCAGGCTATGCCGATCAAGGGTTTTGGTTTCGTATGATTTTTATGTTGCTGTATTGGGTGATCCTAAATATCGCGGTGACGGTATTTGGCTTTCTATTGGTGTTGGTCAGTTTGATAAAATTGGGCTCAAAACATGAACCGCACACACTGTCCGTTTGGTTGAAAAAAATGTCAGGATTTATTAAGCAAATCTTCTCTTTTTTATCGTATGAAACACAGGAGAAGCCGTTTCCATTCCAGCCTTGGCCTCAGGTAGATGTGGATGAGCAAGCCTAA
- a CDS encoding NAD(P)H-dependent glycerol-3-phosphate dehydrogenase: MMKHSVCVLGGGSFGTALANIMAKNGHQVSQWMRNEEQVEEINLTGLNSRYLPNAPLHRELLATSNLEQAIRDSDTVFVSIPSKSFEQVAKRIEPLLTADKILISTTKGFNPNRFELMSDVLRRNPITQKIGVLSGPNLAKEIAAGQMTGSVIASADEHVRQRVIELLKSSTFRIYESKDSTGVELAGALKNIYAIVCGLAKALNVGENTMSMIMTRSLAEMSRFAVHFGANPMTFLGLAGMGDLIATCTSPLSRNYRVGFAIGSGQKLEDAIGGIGEVAEGVNTLKMVVDEAHRHGLYMPLADGLSKLLFESAALESLIGSMMTGEQKWDVEFATNEESVNV, translated from the coding sequence ATGATGAAGCACTCAGTGTGTGTGTTAGGTGGTGGTAGTTTTGGCACAGCGTTAGCCAACATTATGGCCAAAAATGGCCATCAAGTTAGCCAGTGGATGCGCAACGAAGAGCAAGTCGAGGAAATTAACTTAACAGGCCTAAACAGCCGCTATCTACCCAATGCCCCCTTGCATCGTGAATTACTGGCAACCAGCAATTTAGAGCAAGCCATTCGTGACAGTGATACCGTTTTTGTGTCAATTCCGTCTAAGTCGTTTGAGCAAGTAGCAAAACGTATCGAGCCTTTACTGACCGCAGACAAAATATTAATTAGTACTACTAAAGGCTTTAATCCAAATCGTTTTGAACTTATGAGCGATGTTTTGCGTCGAAACCCCATTACGCAAAAAATTGGTGTGCTAAGCGGTCCTAATTTAGCGAAAGAGATCGCGGCGGGTCAAATGACAGGGTCAGTGATCGCCAGTGCAGACGAACATGTGAGGCAGCGCGTCATTGAGTTGCTCAAATCGTCCACTTTTCGTATTTATGAAAGTAAAGACAGCACTGGTGTGGAGCTCGCTGGAGCCCTAAAGAATATTTACGCCATAGTGTGTGGTTTGGCCAAGGCGCTCAATGTGGGTGAGAATACTATGTCGATGATTATGACACGCAGTTTGGCTGAAATGAGTCGATTTGCTGTGCATTTCGGCGCCAATCCGATGACATTTTTAGGGTTGGCAGGAATGGGGGATTTAATTGCCACCTGCACTTCGCCTTTGAGTCGTAATTATCGCGTGGGTTTTGCCATTGGCTCAGGTCAAAAATTAGAAGACGCTATTGGTGGTATTGGTGAAGTAGCCGAAGGTGTCAATACCTTAAAAATGGTGGTAGATGAAGCGCATCGGCATGGTTTGTATATGCCACTTGCTGACGGCTTATCTAAATTATTGTTTGAGAGTGCTGCGCTGGAATCGTTGATTGGTTCGATGATGACCGGCGAGCAAAAATGGGATGTCGAATTTGCGACAAATGAGGAGAGTGTCAATGTCTAA
- the acpP gene encoding acyl carrier protein — MSSIEERVKKIVCEQLGVKEEDVVASASFVDDLGADSLDTVELVMALEEEFDTEIPDEEAEKITTVQAANDYINANL; from the coding sequence ATGAGTAGCATTGAAGAACGCGTTAAGAAAATCGTTTGTGAACAACTAGGTGTTAAAGAAGAAGATGTGGTTGCGTCTGCTTCTTTTGTTGATGATCTAGGTGCAGACTCCCTAGACACTGTTGAGCTAGTGATGGCTTTAGAAGAGGAATTTGATACTGAAATTCCTGATGAAGAAGCTGAAAAAATCACTACCGTACAAGCAGCGAACGACTATATCAACGCTAACTTGTAA
- a CDS encoding patatin-like phospholipase family protein: METKKTVALVLGSGAARGHTHIGVIQALEERGYDIVSISGCSIGAIVGGVYAAGKLPEYREWVESLDRMSMLRLLDMSILNGVYVKGDRFFEKIQSLIGTPEIESLSVAYTSVAVDLLKQKEFWFQRGSLIDAMRASSAIPSLIAPVSTNGRVYVDGGVLNPLPIIPTVPADADYIVAVDLNGPAHAFTEPVVNKADDGPDWWQSTKEFFTKAESDELDLKSDYSPESWGRLQTVNMMFETMQASLTQYKLAGYPPDLLISIPKDICGFYEFWRAKELIDFGYHNTLQALNNLESPTPS; this comes from the coding sequence GTGGAAACTAAGAAAACAGTCGCCTTAGTGCTGGGTAGTGGCGCAGCTCGAGGTCATACTCATATTGGTGTTATACAGGCCCTTGAAGAGCGTGGTTATGACATTGTTAGTATTTCAGGGTGCTCTATTGGGGCAATTGTTGGTGGTGTTTACGCGGCGGGTAAGTTGCCTGAGTATCGCGAATGGGTTGAATCTTTAGACCGTATGAGTATGTTGCGATTGCTCGATATGTCCATTTTAAATGGGGTATACGTAAAAGGGGATCGTTTCTTTGAGAAAATACAAAGCCTTATAGGTACGCCAGAAATTGAGTCCTTGTCGGTAGCTTACACCTCTGTTGCGGTAGATTTATTAAAACAAAAGGAGTTTTGGTTTCAACGTGGTAGCTTGATTGATGCTATGCGCGCCTCTTCTGCAATCCCTTCACTTATTGCTCCAGTGTCAACCAATGGCCGTGTGTATGTGGACGGTGGCGTCTTAAATCCTTTGCCTATTATTCCTACTGTACCTGCCGACGCAGATTATATCGTTGCGGTTGATCTCAATGGCCCAGCTCACGCTTTTACGGAGCCTGTGGTGAATAAAGCGGACGATGGGCCTGATTGGTGGCAAAGTACAAAAGAGTTTTTTACTAAAGCAGAATCAGACGAGCTTGACTTAAAGTCTGACTATTCTCCAGAAAGCTGGGGGCGCTTACAAACCGTTAATATGATGTTTGAGACAATGCAAGCTTCTCTCACTCAGTACAAGTTAGCAGGCTATCCCCCCGATTTACTTATTTCGATTCCGAAAGATATTTGTGGTTTTTATGAGTTTTGGCGAGCCAAAGAGTTAATTGATTTTGGTTACCATAATACCCTGCAAGCGCTTAACAACTTAGAGTCTCCGACGCCTTCATAG
- the rpmF gene encoding 50S ribosomal protein L32 has protein sequence MAVQKSKVTRSRRGQRRSHDALTGPTLSVEKTTGELHRRHHISADGFYRGRQVITPKGE, from the coding sequence ATGGCAGTACAAAAAAGTAAAGTTACTCGTTCACGTCGCGGCCAGCGTCGTTCACACGATGCTTTGACTGGTCCAACACTTTCTGTAGAAAAGACAACCGGTGAGCTTCACCGCCGTCATCACATTTCTGCAGACGGTTTTTACCGTGGTCGTCAAGTTATCACCCCTAAAGGTGAGTAA
- a CDS encoding alpha/beta fold hydrolase, with protein MGNDIVYKLAYTELTGMQWLPKKMSDVNVLSLHGWLDNAASFSNLSPYLSDFSHIAVDLAGHGKSLHRPEGNFYHLWDYVLDVVSILNQSKQSVWLMGHSMGGAVAILVAAVAPDKVRGLILLDNMGPLTACPSDRVTTLQRAVNKMAKYRPNRATAYDTKGAMVTARMSGFTSLSHEASKLLVERGAKCNADGVWSWRHDGKLTFPSPFRMDEASVEAFIKEIKCPTLALIAKEGVYANDSQFVEKRAAQFPWIKLKWLDGNHHFHLEPDTCFSVATEVKRFIDQN; from the coding sequence ATGGGTAATGATATTGTTTATAAATTGGCGTATACCGAATTGACTGGTATGCAGTGGTTGCCAAAAAAAATGTCTGACGTAAATGTGTTGTCTTTGCACGGTTGGTTAGATAATGCGGCCAGTTTTTCTAACCTATCACCTTACTTATCGGATTTTTCTCATATTGCCGTTGACTTAGCAGGTCACGGGAAGTCTTTGCATCGTCCAGAAGGTAATTTTTATCATTTATGGGACTATGTGCTAGATGTGGTGTCTATTTTAAATCAGTCCAAACAGAGTGTGTGGTTAATGGGTCACAGTATGGGGGGAGCGGTCGCTATACTGGTGGCGGCTGTTGCGCCCGATAAAGTACGCGGTCTAATTTTGTTAGATAATATGGGGCCTTTAACGGCGTGTCCGTCGGATAGGGTGACAACTTTGCAGCGTGCGGTGAATAAAATGGCCAAATATCGGCCTAATAGGGCAACAGCCTATGACACCAAAGGCGCTATGGTAACGGCACGAATGTCAGGTTTTACCTCGCTCTCTCATGAAGCATCCAAGCTCTTGGTTGAAAGGGGCGCTAAATGCAATGCCGATGGTGTGTGGTCGTGGCGTCATGATGGAAAATTAACGTTTCCTTCTCCGTTTCGAATGGACGAAGCGAGTGTTGAGGCGTTTATAAAAGAAATAAAATGCCCGACCTTGGCGCTGATAGCAAAAGAAGGAGTTTACGCGAATGACTCACAGTTTGTTGAAAAGCGGGCCGCTCAATTTCCATGGATAAAGCTAAAGTGGTTGGACGGAAATCATCACTTTCACCTTGAACCGGATACCTGTTTTTCTGTTGCAACAGAAGTGAAGCGTTTTATTGATCAAAACTAA
- the fabD gene encoding ACP S-malonyltransferase, whose product MSTKLAFVFPGQGSQQLGMLADLAEKHEIIEQTFSEASSVLGYDLWDLVQNDAEKLSQTDKTQPALLTASVALWRLWGQQGGDMPAYVAGHSLGEYSALVCAGVMAFADAVALVKLRGEYMIQAVPPGEGAMAAIIGLDDDKVIEACSAVAGVVSAVNFNSPGQVVIAGHVAAVEEAMVSAKSAGAKRALPLPVSVPSHCELMIPAGKKLAEKLESIEFNVPSCILVQNVTAQAVSDPMIIKANLVSQLSEPVLWTQTVELLSELGVTSTIECGPGKVLSGLNKRIVKGLGVAALGDLSGFDSALTDWH is encoded by the coding sequence ATGAGCACTAAATTAGCTTTTGTTTTTCCAGGTCAGGGTTCTCAACAATTGGGAATGCTAGCAGATTTAGCAGAGAAGCATGAAATCATTGAGCAAACATTTTCAGAAGCATCCAGTGTGCTTGGTTATGATTTGTGGGATCTTGTGCAGAATGACGCCGAGAAACTGAGTCAAACTGATAAAACGCAACCCGCTTTATTGACTGCCAGTGTGGCTCTATGGCGTCTTTGGGGGCAGCAGGGTGGCGACATGCCTGCGTATGTTGCAGGTCACAGTTTGGGGGAGTATTCGGCTTTAGTTTGTGCTGGCGTTATGGCTTTTGCTGATGCGGTGGCGTTGGTCAAATTACGTGGTGAATACATGATTCAAGCTGTACCGCCTGGTGAAGGAGCTATGGCTGCTATTATTGGCCTTGATGACGATAAAGTGATTGAAGCCTGTTCAGCCGTTGCGGGCGTTGTCAGTGCGGTAAATTTTAACTCGCCAGGTCAAGTAGTCATTGCTGGGCACGTTGCTGCTGTTGAAGAGGCAATGGTAAGCGCCAAATCTGCTGGAGCAAAACGTGCCTTGCCGTTGCCTGTCAGCGTGCCTTCGCATTGTGAACTGATGATTCCAGCCGGTAAAAAATTAGCTGAAAAACTGGAGTCTATTGAGTTTAACGTACCAAGCTGTATTTTAGTGCAAAATGTCACGGCTCAAGCGGTGTCGGATCCCATGATTATCAAAGCGAATTTGGTTTCACAACTGAGTGAGCCGGTATTGTGGACCCAGACTGTTGAGTTACTATCAGAGCTTGGTGTGACGTCCACAATAGAGTGTGGTCCGGGTAAGGTCCTTAGTGGCTTGAATAAGCGCATTGTGAAAGGTTTAGGCGTTGCTGCTTTAGGTGATTTGTCTGGTTTTGATTCTGCCTTGACTGATTGGCATTAG
- the fabG gene encoding 3-oxoacyl-ACP reductase FabG: MSLEGKIALVTGATRGIGKAIATALVEQGATVIGTATSESGAQSISDYLGANGKGWVLDVSSSESVDTVIKEITAEYGAPTILINNAGITRDNLMMRMKEDEWGQVINTNLTSVFRVTKACLRGMTKAKFGRVISISSVVGSMGNGGQTNYSAAKAGLEGFSRSLAAEIGSRGITVNCIAPGFIETDMTKVLPEEHKAKLVSKVPAARLGQPEEIAAAVAFLASNGAAYITGETLHVNGGMYMS, from the coding sequence ATGAGTCTTGAAGGAAAAATTGCATTAGTAACTGGGGCAACTCGGGGCATAGGTAAAGCGATTGCGACCGCATTAGTCGAGCAGGGAGCCACCGTAATTGGTACGGCAACCAGTGAATCTGGCGCTCAAAGTATCAGTGATTATCTTGGTGCGAATGGGAAAGGCTGGGTGCTTGATGTGTCATCAAGCGAGTCGGTTGATACAGTCATAAAAGAGATAACCGCAGAATATGGTGCTCCGACAATATTGATTAATAATGCGGGCATCACGCGTGATAATTTGATGATGCGCATGAAAGAAGACGAATGGGGCCAGGTGATCAACACCAACCTGACGTCGGTGTTTCGTGTGACGAAAGCGTGTTTACGCGGCATGACAAAAGCAAAATTTGGTCGTGTTATTAGTATCAGCTCTGTTGTCGGTTCTATGGGTAATGGTGGGCAAACAAATTACTCTGCTGCAAAAGCGGGCTTAGAAGGTTTTAGTCGTTCTTTGGCTGCAGAGATTGGATCTCGTGGTATCACGGTCAATTGTATTGCGCCTGGGTTCATTGAAACCGACATGACGAAAGTATTGCCTGAAGAGCACAAGGCCAAATTGGTATCGAAAGTACCTGCGGCACGCCTTGGTCAGCCCGAAGAAATTGCGGCCGCGGTCGCGTTTTTAGCGTCAAATGGGGCGGCATATATCACTGGAGAGACACTACATGTGAATGGCGGCATGTATATGTCGTAA
- a CDS encoding DUF4892 domain-containing protein — protein sequence MYKFRNIFFLLAFSSGMTSAGVLSVEPYRDAQLVKSYSQANEFIEVPLSKIRRAGSGWEPESVIRLQGDYFSSLYKVNRNALLTEVYAHYRSQMLLGGRSIAFECESRSCGSSNAWANDFFGDYLLYGADQSQYLLVVKSPLGAYQVLYLNRRGAGDVMVRLDEVLSTEAKDTEFDIVAQMKASDTPRIRRFVNDLPAGQGVVAFVTSEKTGTFSAIESGDMLISTLIAGLGDQLKGRVRFINLANLGRESLGVNRVSFVYVRD from the coding sequence ATGTATAAATTTCGTAATATATTTTTTTTATTAGCATTTAGTAGTGGGATGACATCGGCAGGTGTATTGAGCGTTGAGCCGTATCGCGATGCGCAGTTGGTGAAGAGTTATTCGCAAGCGAATGAGTTTATCGAAGTGCCATTAAGCAAAATCCGTAGAGCAGGAAGTGGCTGGGAGCCGGAGTCAGTGATTCGATTGCAAGGCGATTACTTCTCCTCGCTGTATAAGGTAAATCGCAACGCTTTATTGACAGAGGTGTATGCGCATTATCGTTCGCAGATGTTGTTAGGTGGTCGCAGTATTGCGTTTGAATGCGAAAGTCGCAGCTGCGGAAGCAGCAATGCTTGGGCCAATGACTTTTTTGGTGATTATCTTTTATACGGTGCCGATCAGAGTCAGTACTTACTTGTGGTCAAAAGCCCACTTGGGGCATATCAAGTGCTGTATTTAAATCGCCGCGGCGCTGGTGATGTGATGGTGCGTTTAGATGAGGTGCTATCAACGGAGGCAAAAGACACTGAGTTTGATATTGTCGCGCAAATGAAAGCTTCCGACACACCAAGAATACGTCGATTTGTGAACGATTTGCCTGCTGGTCAAGGTGTGGTTGCTTTTGTGACGAGTGAAAAAACGGGGACATTTAGCGCTATTGAGTCCGGTGATATGCTTATTTCGACACTAATCGCTGGGTTGGGTGATCAATTAAAAGGCAGGGTACGCTTTATTAATTTGGCCAATCTTGGGCGTGAATCACTTGGTGTAAATCGTGTTTCATTTGTGTATGTTCGTGATTAG
- a CDS encoding YceD family protein, with the protein MAIVFPAMLNDTLPKYFDPRKYASHEQALEGYVPLNQFKELCAILASDEGNAFIHLDFRVDEDRRYIATGSLTAQVQVVCQRCMGAVNHDLALDLALGFVYDEDHAKNLPDDYDPVVMTDGEVILADMVEQEIILALPIVAYHEESGCNPTAVKYASSTDDAPDDEKPNPFSILAQLKAK; encoded by the coding sequence TTGGCAATAGTATTCCCCGCCATGTTGAATGATACGTTACCTAAATATTTTGACCCTCGTAAATACGCTAGCCATGAGCAAGCGCTTGAAGGGTACGTGCCCCTTAATCAGTTTAAGGAGCTTTGTGCTATCTTAGCCTCTGATGAAGGTAATGCTTTCATTCATCTAGACTTTAGAGTTGATGAGGATAGGCGTTATATTGCTACCGGATCATTAACGGCTCAAGTGCAGGTTGTTTGTCAGCGCTGCATGGGAGCGGTTAATCACGATTTGGCGTTAGATTTGGCGTTGGGGTTCGTTTATGACGAAGATCACGCGAAAAATCTACCGGATGATTACGATCCTGTTGTCATGACCGATGGTGAAGTAATTTTAGCAGATATGGTCGAGCAAGAAATTATACTTGCTCTACCAATTGTCGCTTATCACGAAGAAAGTGGTTGCAACCCAACAGCTGTAAAGTATGCCTCGTCTACCGATGACGCACCGGATGACGAAAAACCGAATCCATTTAGTATATTGGCCCAATTAAAGGCCAAGTAA